One Cucurbita pepo subsp. pepo cultivar mu-cu-16 chromosome LG20, ASM280686v2, whole genome shotgun sequence genomic window carries:
- the LOC111782497 gene encoding uncharacterized protein LOC111782497, translating to MGCGCCTGPVLIWAVKPVGPIHFGPRRANKKSLSSYSLHSQSLFVKSSLSEGKMRLQLNKEITLILHPNQNSLHFFKPISRNLVSFQQELIKRRQFDRLRVQFQETQSSSPRKRTQDDGIPSDDVKILAKFKSRHNFIRVLEVSRRAEHPFAGSRLLLLDGPGNIHSISHLFKSLTNTYFDVFATLPPILPPGPIGILGFGAGSAARAILKLYPEVVIHGWELDPSVIAVGKEFFGLSKLEKDYPNRLFMYIGDALEAKVKGGFAGILVDLFSEGSLIPELENPNTWRMLARCLMKGGRVMVNVGGSCVEAEDPRRDGKVVMERALKAMHEVYGEKLWILRLGNGEDDSSLALTGDLPDIAAWKMALPRTLRFYPEMWAPYNAT from the coding sequence atgggTTGCGGATGTTGTACTGGGCCTGTTCTTATTTGGGCCGTAAAGCCTGTTGGGCCGATTCATTTTGGGCCAAGAAGGGCAAATAAGAAATCTCTCTCCTCTTACAGCCTCCATTCTCAAAGCTTGTTCGTCAAATCATCTCTGTCGGAGGGGAAAATGCGGCTTCAATTGAATAAAGAAATCACTTTAATTCTTCACCCAAATCAAAATTCCCTCCATTTTTTCAAACCCATATCTCGAAATCTCGTTTCCTTTCAACAAGAACTGATCAAACGCCGCCAATTTGATCGGTTGAGAGTTCAATTCCAGGAAACACAATCTTCAAGCCCTAGAAAACGAACCCAAGACGACGGAATTCCATCGGACGACGTCAAAATCCTGGCCAAATTCAAATCCCGCCACAATTTCATCAGAGTTCTTGAAGTTTCCCGAAGAGCAGAGCACCCATTTGCAGGTTCCAGACTCCTCCTACTCGATGGCCCTGGTAACATTCATAGCATCTCTCATCTTTTCAAATCACTCACAAACACCTACTTCGATGTCTTCGCCACATTGCCGCCGATTCTGCCGCCGGGACCCATCGGAATCCTCGGATTCGGCGCTGGTTCCGCCGCTCGAGCGATcctaaagctatatccggagGTTGTGATTCATGGGTGGGAGTTGGATCCGTCTGTAATCGCGGTTGGGAAGGAGTTTTTTGGTTTGTCGAAGCTGGAAAAGGATTACCCAAATAGGCTTTTTATGtacattggggatgctctgGAAGCCAAGGTGAAAGGGGGATTTGCAGGGATTTTGGTGGATTTGTTTAGTGAAGGTAGCTTGATTCCGGAACTTGAGAATCCGAATACATGGAGAATGCTCGcaaggtgtttgatgaaagGCGGGAGAGTGATGGTGAACGTTGGGGGCAGTTGTGTGGAGGCAGAGGACCCAAGAAGAGATGGGAAAGTGGTAATGGAACGCGCTTTGAAGGCAATGCATGAAGTTTATGGCGAGAAATTGTGGATTTTGAGACTTGGGAATGGTGAGGATGACAGTTCCTTGGCGCTCACTGGTGACTTGCCTGACATTGCTGCTTGGAAGATGGCGCTTCCAAGGACTCTGAGGTTCTACCCTGAGATGTGGGCTCCTTACAACGCTACATAA
- the LOC111783245 gene encoding transcription factor MYB86-like translates to MGRHSCCLKQKLRKGLWSPEEDEKLFNYITRFGVGCWSSVPKLAGLQRCGKSCRLRWINYLRPDLKRGMFSQQEQDLIISLHEVLGNRWAQIAAQLPGRTDNEIKNFWNSSLKKKLIKQGIDPNTHKPIINIHEIKEKKIFEDKEFAEIPPVEGLGSGISAVNNQGPAFLLGGVDYYDGGVTAAPIRDHFMNKQPLDSLCYFEFQTGFDPYNLSDTNSNFGFSSMPSLTNSDHGSLSGTEFSDNSGSNMSNYGGFYMNNNSNNNGVDNSTFCSWESENKSDIFFQNHVNNNNTNNNNNHHNNNGIKSEELNPSSSVLDGQLIQSYPLTSLSQDIVRCNFDAFYHL, encoded by the exons ATGGGGCGCCATTCTTGCTGTCTAAAGCAGAAGCTAAGGAAAGGGCTATGGTCGCCGGAGGAAGACGAAAAGCTCTTCAATTACATAACAAGATTTGGCGTTGGCTGTTGGAGTTCAGTCCCCAAACTTGCTG GTTTGCAGAGATGCGGGAAGAGTTGTAGACTGAGATGGATCAATTACTTGAGACCCGATTTGAAGAGGGGAATGTTTTCTCAACAAGAACAGGATCTTATTATCAGTCTCCATGAAGTTCTCGGCAATAG gtGGGCTCAAATTGCAGCTCAATTACCGGGAAGAACGGATAACGAGATTAAGAATTTTTGGAATTCGAGCTTGAAAAAGAAGCTAATCAAGCAAGGGATTGACCCGAATACCCACAAGCCAATTATCAACATTCATGAGATTAAAGAGAAGAAGATCTTTGAGGATAAGGAATTTGCTGAAATCCCACCGGTTGAAGGACTTGGGAGTGGTATCTCCGCCGTGAATAACCAAGGCCCTGCATTTCTCCTCGGCGGCGTTGATTACTACGACGGTGGGGTAACGGCGGCGCCGATTCGAGACCATTTCATGAACAAACAACCCTTGGATTCCCTCTGTTATTTCGAATTCCAAACAGGGTTTGATCCTTACAATTTGTCCGACACGAACTCGAATTTTGGGTTCAGTTCAATGCCGAGTTTGACAAATTCCGACCACGGGAGCTTGTCGGGGACGGAATTTTCCGACAATTCGGGTTCGAACATGAGCAACTACGGAGGATTCTACATGaacaacaacagcaacaacaatGGAGTGGATAATTCGACATTTTGTTCGTGGGAAAGTGAGAATAAATCGGACATCTTTTTCCAGAATCAtgtgaataataataacactaataataataataatcatcataataataatgggATAAAGTCCGAGGAATTGAACCCAAGTTCTTCAGTGCTTGATGGGCAGCTAATTCAGAGCTATCCATTAACGTCGCTATCACAAGACATTGTTCGATGCAATTTTGATGCTTTTTACCATTTGTGA
- the LOC111782766 gene encoding galactinol--sucrose galactosyltransferase-like: MAPPSLTSNPIDDVIPLLDAPSSDLSIALKGSEFVANGHPFLTHVPSNITATSSQLIFSHKTTIPKPLLGGCFLGFNAAEPKSCHLVPIGNLRGIRFSSIFRFKVWWTTHWVGSCGGDIQHETQMMILDTNDQGRPFVLFLPILEGAFRCSLRPGGDDTVAMWVESGSTTVQASQFRSCLYMQVGKDPYTLVNEAMNVVKLHLGTFKLLDDKTPPPIVDKFGWCTWDAFYLKVNPHGVRTGVKCLVDGGCPPGMILIDDGWQSIAHDADSIADPHQEAMDLTVAGEQMPCRLIKYEENYKFRDYGSHGKGSGVGLGAFVRDLKEEFRTIEHVYVWHALCGYWGGIRPNVPGMPLSRVISPKPSKGLEMTMEDLAVDKIVNNGVGFVPPELAHEMYDGLHSHLQSAGIDGVKVDVIHLLEMLSEEFGGRIELAKAYYKALTASINKHLQGNGVIASMEQCNDFMYLGTEAIALGRVGDDFWTVDASGDPYWLQGCHMVHCAYNSLWMGNIIHPDWDMFQSTHPCAEFHAASRAISGGPIYVSDSVGKHNFKLLKRLVLPDGSILRCQHYALPSRDCLFEDPLQDGKTMLKIWNLNQFTGALGLFNCQGGGWCPKTRQNRRTSEYARTLTCVAGPKDIEWNNGKNPISLKGVYLFAIYMIQEKKLRLLKTSENLEFTIAPLSYELLVVSPVTVLSKPYVEFAPIGLVNMLNCGGAIQSLEIEENEGLVRVGARGCGEMRVFASKEPRSCKIDGEDVEFEYDDKMVKIQVPWPISSRLSIIEYQF; encoded by the exons ATGGCTCCACCAAGCTTAACCAGTAACCCCATAGACGATGTGATCCCCTTGCTGGACGCGCCCTCATCCGATCTCTCAATCGCCTTGAAGGGCTCAGAATTTGTTGCCAATGGCCACCCATTTCTAACCCATGTTCCTTCAAATATCACAGCCACTTCTTCCCAGCTCATCTTCTCCCATAAGACCACAATTCCCAAACCCCTCCTCGGCGGCTGTTTTCTCGGCTTCAATGCGGCTGAGCCCAAAAGCTGCCATCTTGTTCCCATCGGCAACCTCCGAGGTATAAGATTCTCAAGTATCTTCAGATTCAAAGTCTGGTGGACCACCCACTGGGTCGGCAGTTGCGGCGGCGACATCCAGCACGAGACACAGATGATGATTCTCGACACAAATGATCAGGGCCGTCCATTTGTCCTCTTCCTTCCCATCTTAGAAGGAGCTTTCAGATGTTCCCTACGTCCTGGTGGTGACGACACTGTCGCGATGTGGGTCGAAAGTGGGTCCACCACCGTCCAAGCGTCGCAGTTTAGAAGCTGCTTATACATGCAAGTCGGCAAAGATCCGTACACTTTGGTCAACGAGGCTATGAACGTGGTCAAACTCCATTTGGGTACCTTCAAACTTCTAGATGACAAGACCCCACCTCCCATCGTGGATAAATTCGGGTGGTGTACGTGGGATGCATTCTATCTTAAGGTGAACCCTCACGGGGTTAGGACAGGTGTCAAATGCCTAGTGGACGGTGGCTGTCCTCCGGGGATGATTCTGATTGATGACGGGTGGCAATCTATTGCTCATGATGCGGATTCCATCGCCGATCCTCATCAGGAAGCCATGGATCTAACGGTTGCAGGGGAACAGATGCCTTGCAGGCTAATCAAATATGAAGAGAATTATAAGTTCAGGGACTATGGAAGTCATGGGAAGGGGTCTGGTGTAGGGCTGGGTGCCTTTGTGAGGGACCTGAAGGAGGAGTTTAGGACAATCGAGCATGTGTATGTATGGCATGCTCTTTGTGGGTATTGGGGTGGGATTAGACCCAATGTCCCCGGAATGCCCCTGTCAAGGGTCATCAGTCCTAAGCCCTCAAAGGGCTTAGAGATGACGATGGAGGATTTGGCTGTGGACAAGATCGTCAATAATGGCGTTGGATTCGTCCCGCCGGAGCTGGCCCACGAAATGTACGATGGACTCCATTCCCACCTCCAGTCGGCGGGTATCGACGGCGTCAAGGTTGATGTTATTCAC TTGCTTGAAATGCTATCCGAGGAATTTGGAGGCCGAATCGAGCTAGCCAAAGCTTATTACAAGGCACTCACTGCGTCTATCAATAAACATTTACAAGGAAATGGGGTTATTGCAAGCATGGAGCAATGCAATGACTTTATGTACCTTGGAACCGAGGCCATAGCGCTTGGACGTGTTG GAGATGATTTCTGGACGGTGGATGCCTCTGGAGATCCATATTGGCTACAAGGGTGTCACATGGTGCACTGTGCCTACAATAGCCTGTGGATGGGCAATATAATTCACCCAGATTGGGACATGTTCCAATCCACCCACCCTTGCGCTGAATTCCACGCGGCTTCAAGGGCCATCTCCGGTGGACCAATCTATGTAAGTGACTCGGTCGGTAAACATAACTTCAAGTTACTCAAAAGGTTAGTTTTGCCTGATGGGTCAATACTGCGATGCCAACACTATGCCCTTCCTTCCAGAGACTGTCTGTTTGAAGACCCTCTTCAGGATGGCAAAACCATGCTCAAAATTTGGAACCTCAATCaa TTCACCGGCGCGTTGGGTCTGTTTAATTGCCAAGGAGGAGGGTGGTGTCCGAAGACGAGGCAAAACAGAAGGACCTCCGAGTACGCACGCACACTAACCTGCGTGGCTGGTCCGAAAGATATCGAGTGGAACAATGGGAAAAACCCCATTTCTCTGAAGGGAGTATACTTGTTTGCGATATACATGATCCAGGAGAAGAAACTAAGGCTATTGAAGACATCGGAGAATTTAGAATTTACCATCGCTCCATTAAGCTACGAATTGCTTGTAGTTTCCCCTGTGACAGTTTTATCGAAACCATACGTGGAATTTGCTCCAATCGGGCTGGTGAACATGCTGAATTGTGGGGGCGCAATACAATCCCTAGAAATCGAGGAAAATGAAGGTTTGGTAAGAGTCGGAGCCAGGGGGTGCGGAGAGATGAGAGTGTTCGCTTCGAAGGAGCCAAGAAGCTGCAAAATTGACGGAGAAGATGTAGAGTTTGAATATGATGATAAAATGGTGAAGATTCAGGTCCCATGGCCGATCTCTTCAAGATTGTCCATAATTGAGTATCAATTTTGA
- the LOC111782775 gene encoding short-chain dehydrogenase TIC 32, chloroplastic-like has translation MKETLRYLVGIAGPSGYGSKSSAEQVTEHLQCSSPLTAIITGATSGIGEETARVLAKRGMRIVMAARDMKKAAKVKERIKREGPEAEILVSEIDLSSLASVRRFCMEFAALGLPLNILINNGGVFSPNLEYSDDKLELTFATNYLGHYIMTELLLDKLIETSKRTGIQGRIINVSSVVHCWVKKDDLCFTHLLNPNKYNGTRAYAQSKLACILHAKEVARQLKERDANVTINAVHPGIVKTAILKAHRGFITDSLFFMASKLLKSIPQGAATTCYVALSPQTRRKTGRYFADCNETKCSSLANDELAARKLWIQTRALILRELDEPV, from the exons ATGAAGGAGACTCTAAGGTATTTGGTTGGAATTGCAGGCCCAAGTGGGTATGGCTCTAAGTCAAGTGCAGAGCAAGTTACTGAACATTTGCAGTGTTCTTCTCCTTTGACTGCCATTATCACTG GAGCAACATCaggaattggagaagaaacAGCAAGAGTTTTAGCAAAAAGAGGAATGAGAATAGTAATGGCAGCAAGAGACATGAAAAAGGCAGCAAAAGTGAAAGAGAGGATCAAAAGAGAAGGTCCAGAAGCAGAGATTTTAGTGTCTGAGATAGACCTCAGCTCTTTGGCTTCTGTTAGGAGGTTCTGTATGGAGTTTGCAGCTTTAGGGCTACCACTCAACATTCTCAT AAACAATGGTGGGGTTTTCTCTCCAAATTTGGAGTATTCTGATGACAAGCTTGAATTGACATTTGCTACTAATTATTTGG GACATTACATTATGACAGAACTGCTTTTAGACAAATTGATAGAAACATCAAAGAGAACAGGCATCCAAGGAAGAATTATAAACGTCTCTTCTGTTGTCCACTGCTGGGTGAAGAAGGACGATCTCTGCTTCACTCACCTGCTCAACCCAAACAA GTACAATGGCACGCGTGCTTATGCTCAATCAAAACTGGCTTGCATTTTACATGCCAAGGAGGTGGCTAGACAGTTGAAG GAAAGAGATGCCAATGTGACAATTAATGCAGTGCATCCAGGAATTGTAAAGACTGCAATTCTCAAGGCACATCGAGGATTTATCACAG attctctctttttcatgGCATCAAAGTTACTAAAATCCATTCCTCAG GGTGCTGCTACGACATGCTATGTGGCTCTAAGCCCACAAACACGTAGAAAAACAGGAAGATATTTTGCAGATTGTAATGAGACTAAGTGTTCATCTCTAGCCAACGATGAGTTAGCAGCACGAAAGCTATGGATACAAACTCGTGCCCTAATTCTCAGAGAACTTGATGAACCAGTTTGA
- the LOC111782499 gene encoding protein LATERAL ORGAN BOUNDARIES-like, with the protein MEMGSLATGTNNYYSPCAACKFLRRKCIAGCIFAPYFPPEEPQKFANVHKVFGASNVAKLLNEVLPHQRQDAVVSLAYQAEARIRDPVYGCVAAISFLQKQVQRLQNELDAAKARLLLYSCTDFSTPFSPQPQIISPPLLWNHNDIVSANSSVYFNGGI; encoded by the coding sequence ATGGAAATGGGATCATTAGCAACAGGAACAAACAATTACTACAGCCCTTGTGCAGCCTGCAAATTCCTAAGAAGAAAATGCATAGCAGGATGCATATTTGCACCCTATTTCCCACCAGAGGAGCCCCAAAAATTCGCCAATGTCCACAAGGTGTTCGGAGCCAGTAACGTGGCGAAGCTCCTCAATGAAGTTCTTCCTCATCAACGACAAGACGCCGTCGTGTCCCTCGCCTACCAAGCAGAGGCCAGAATCAGAGACCCTGTTTATGGCTGTGTTGCCGCCATTTCCTTCCTTCAAAAACAGGTCCAAAGGCTCCAAAATGAACTCGATGCAGCTAAAGCTCGCCTTTTGCTATACTCTTGCACTGATTTCTCAACACCCTTTTCGCCTCAGCCTCAGATTATTAGCCCTCCACTGCTTTGGAATCATAATGATATTGTTTCTGCTAATTCTTCTGTGTATTTTAATGGAGGAATTTAA
- the LOC111782768 gene encoding tryptophan aminotransferase-related protein 1: MFNFCTCVNFKQEPSDDEWQMDSSAKKRDLKKGSNETCNHAPLALVSPSERRDYGEDRVINLDVGDPIMYETFWKKMGKKATVVIPGWRSMSYYSKGQSLCWFLEPDLCEQILRLHRVVGNAITEGRYIVVGTGSSQLILASLYALSSPDSSQPTDVVSAAPYYSSYPSMCDYLKTSLFKWGGNASTYTGDGDYIEIVTSPCNPDGFLREPVVNRKGGKVLHDLAYYWPHYTPITSPADNDISLFTASKCTGHAGSRIGWALVKDAEVAMKMVKFIELNTIGVSKDSQLRTAMMLNVVSDTCEQIGSSLVIRSESFYGFGHRLMTERWCRLRQAVKNAGMFTLPDFPSAYCTFLNQRTQTRPAFAWLKCENKDEDCAALLRRHKIIGRSGVSFGCSAQFVRVSMMDRDDNFDLFIQRISKIASEI; the protein is encoded by the exons ATGTTTAATTTCTGTACTTGTGTGAATTTCAAGCAGGAGCCCAG CGACGATGAATGGCAGATGGATTCGTCGGCTAAGAAAAGAGACTTGAAGAAGGGCTCAAATGAGACCTGTAATCATGCTCCTTTGGCTTTGGTTTCGCCATCGGAGCGTCGAGATTATGGGGAGGATCGAGTCATCAATCTAGATGT TGGAGACCCAATTATGTATGAAActttttggaagaaaatggggAAGAAAGCCACGGTGGTGATACCTGGGTGGCGATCCATGAGTTACTATTCCAAGGGCCAGAGTCTTTGCTGGTTTCTTGAGCCCGATTTGTGCGAGCAAATTCTCCGATTACACCGCGTCGTTGGCAATGCCATAACCGAAGGCCGCTATATCGTCGTTGGGACCGGCTCCTCCCAGCTTATATTGGCGTCGCTTTACGCCCTTTCTTCGCCTGATTCTTCCCAGCCCACCGACGTCGTCTCCGCCGCCCCCTACTACTCG TCTTATCCATCCATGTGTGACTATTTAAAAACGAGTCTTTTCAAATGGGGTGGAAATGCAAGCACATATACAGGCGATGGGGATTACATAGAAATTGTCACTTCACCATGCAACCCGGACGGTTTTCTACGCGAACCGGTTGTGAACCGGAAAGGAGGCAAAGTACTGCACGACCTTGCATACTATTGGCCTCATTACACGCCCATTACGTCGCCTGCTGACAATGATATCTCATTGTTCACTGCCTCTAAGTGCACCGGTCACGCCGGTTCCCGAATCGG GTGGGCTCTTGTTAAAGATGCTGAGGTGGCAATGAAAATGGTGAAGTTCATTGAGCTGAACACTATTGGAGTGTCCAAAGATTCCCAGCTCCGAACGGCAATGATGCTGAACGTAGTTTCAGATACTTGTGAACAAATTGGGAGTTCATTGGTTATTCGCAGCGAATCCTTTTATGGGTTCGGCCACCGCCTCATGACGGAGAGGTGGTGCCGCCTTAGACAGGCCGTTAAGAACGCCGGAATGTTCACTCTCCCCGACTTCCCTTCTGCTTACTGCACCTTTCTCAACCAACGAACCCAAACCCGGCCTg CTTTTGCATGGCTCAAGTGCGAGAACAAAGACGAGGACTGCGCCGCTTTACTTCGGCGCCATAAAATTATAGGTCGGAGTGGAGTCAGCTTCGGGTGCAGTGCACAGTTCGTACGTGTGAGCATGATGGATCGGGACGACAACTTCGACCTCTTCATCCAACGAATATCCAAGATCGCTTCCGAAATCTGA
- the LOC111782498 gene encoding oleosin 18 kDa-like, producing the protein MAEFQQQPPQSHHPNYERPTTDPFKTILPEASLSTSKLLALLTLLPIGAFLLFLAGISFIGTVIGLAITSPLFLIFSPILLPAAFVIAVAVAGFLTSGAFGVTALSSVSWMANYLRKSRVPFQLDQAKQWVREAAAQAAQTAEEAGQAIQNKAQEWVKTDEDGPAQEEERGTEDVGPAQAKGSSEEVGSAQEKESTTKVDPAQEKGRTEDDSPAQEQGAAKEEAAQEPAKAQDSGKAQGKGKAQGGKARGGGKT; encoded by the coding sequence ATGGCGGAGTTTCAACAGCAACCACCGCAGAGCCACCACCCTAATTATGAACGACCCACCACCGATCCCTTCAAAACCATCCTCCCCGAAGCCTCCCTTTCCACCTCCAAGCTGTTAGCACTTCTAACTCTCTTGCCCATCGGCGCCTTCCTCCTTTTCCTCGCCGGAATTTCCTTCATCGGAACCGTCATCGGTTTAGCTATTACATCTCCTCTTTTCCTAATTTTCAGCCCCATTCTTCTCCCCGCCGCCTTCGTcatcgccgtcgccgtcgccggcTTTCTCACCTCTGGGGCTTTTGGGGTAACCGCCTTATCCTCCGTCTCATGGATGGCCAACTATTTACGCAAATCCCGAGTTCCTTTCCAGCTCGACCAAGCCAAGCAATGGGTCCGTGAAGCGGCAGCCCAAGCGGCCCAAACGGCTGAGGAGGCGGGCCAGGCTATTCAAAACAAGGCCCAAGAATGGGTGAAGACTGATGAAGACGGCCCAGCccaagaagaagagaggggGACTGAAGATGTCGGCCCAGCCCAGGCAAAAGGGAGTTCTGAAGAAGTCGGCTCAGCCCAGGAAAAAGAGAGTACTACTAAAGTCGACCCGGCCCAGGAAAAAGGGAGGACTGAAGATGACAGCCCGGCCCAAGAACAAGGTGCCGCAAAAGAGGAAGCGGCCCAGGAACCGGCGAAGGCCCAAGACAGTGGGAAGGCCCAAGGAAAAGGCAAGGCCCAAGGAGGCAAGGCCCGAGGAGGAGGAAAGACATAA